Proteins encoded by one window of Gemmatimonadota bacterium:
- a CDS encoding sigma-70 family RNA polymerase sigma factor, which translates to MTTPQRPNQTSTDALWQRWRKDNCADARRELLGRYLGLVHHAAREMAPRVRDAVSLEELVSAGSVGLLQAMAGFEPERGLAFSTFAMRRIRGAILDELRARDPLSRVDRAHARRLDSAVAECEQRLGRAPSTGEIASHLGVDHETIHRWRERTLTIGPVSLEGEPGGHSLADRLGDAEGDPVQDAMEESDRKRVLHEALAELPQRERLVLARSFLEEKPLREIATELGVTESRVCQLRAQGIARLRRIPRLAYARD; encoded by the coding sequence ATGACCACTCCGCAACGCCCGAACCAGACTTCGACCGATGCCCTCTGGCAGCGGTGGCGCAAGGACAACTGCGCCGATGCCCGCCGAGAGCTGCTGGGGCGCTACCTCGGCCTGGTCCATCACGCCGCGCGAGAGATGGCTCCGCGCGTCCGCGACGCCGTCTCCCTCGAAGAGCTGGTCTCGGCCGGTTCGGTCGGGCTGCTGCAGGCAATGGCCGGATTCGAGCCCGAGCGTGGGCTCGCGTTCTCGACCTTTGCCATGCGCCGGATCCGCGGCGCCATTCTCGATGAACTCCGTGCGCGCGATCCGCTCTCCCGCGTCGACCGCGCCCATGCGCGCCGGCTCGACAGCGCCGTGGCGGAATGTGAACAGCGGCTGGGCCGGGCCCCGAGCACCGGCGAGATCGCCAGTCACCTGGGGGTCGACCACGAGACGATCCATCGGTGGCGCGAACGGACGTTGACGATCGGTCCGGTCTCGCTCGAAGGGGAGCCGGGTGGCCACAGCCTCGCGGATCGACTGGGCGACGCCGAGGGCGATCCGGTCCAGGACGCGATGGAGGAGTCGGACCGCAAGCGCGTGCTCCACGAGGCGCTGGCAGAGCTGCCGCAGCGGGAACGGCTGGTGCTGGCGCGCTCCTTTCTGGAGGAGAAGCCGCTCCGGGAGATCGCCACCGAGCTCGGGGTCACCGAGTCCCGGGTCTGCCAGCTCCGAGCCCAGGGGATCGCCAGGCTCCGCCGGATTCCCAGACTCGCGTACGCCCGCGACTGA
- a CDS encoding GNAT family N-acetyltransferase: protein MTRVVPVVVTYLEMRTPPAAPLVGDPPGVTLVRVMPPEAAEAAARLYRAVGGAWHWRDRLAWAPSDWAAALHAPAVELWVARRGPVELGYVELAPSGSAMEIRYFGLVPEAMGQGLGRWLLHRTIALAWATAPSRVILNTCTLDGPAALPNYLARGFTIVREEHQLRELPT, encoded by the coding sequence ATGACGCGCGTGGTGCCCGTGGTCGTGACCTACCTCGAGATGCGCACACCGCCGGCTGCCCCGCTCGTTGGAGACCCTCCCGGTGTCACGCTGGTGCGTGTCATGCCACCCGAGGCCGCAGAGGCGGCAGCCCGACTCTATCGCGCCGTGGGCGGTGCGTGGCACTGGCGTGATCGGTTGGCGTGGGCGCCGTCGGATTGGGCCGCCGCGCTGCATGCGCCGGCCGTCGAACTCTGGGTCGCGCGCCGTGGTCCCGTCGAACTCGGCTACGTGGAGTTGGCACCATCCGGATCGGCCATGGAGATTCGGTACTTCGGGCTGGTGCCCGAGGCGATGGGGCAGGGGCTGGGACGCTGGTTGCTGCACCGCACCATTGCGCTGGCCTGGGCCACCGCGCCGAGCCGCGTCATCCTGAACACCTGTACCCTCGACGGTCCGGCGGCGTTGCCGAACTATCTGGCCCGTGGCTTCACCATCGTCCGCGAAGAGCATCAACTGCGGGAATTGCCGACATGA
- the fahA gene encoding fumarylacetoacetase: MTDLDRSHDPARTSWVASANGHRDFPIQNLPFGVIEGQGEEPEIVVAIGDMVLHLRSAVEAGWGSELSIDAITRIVFGPLNHLAAASPREWTLVRLALSDALSDPAWQERLSPALMPQDAVEMLLPVHIGDYTDFYASVHHATNVGSMFRPDNPLLPNYKWVPIGYHGRASSIVLDGTPIRRPHGQTKAADAETPTFGPSRSLDYELEVALVIGGENDLGTPVTSATATDRIFGVVLLNDWSARDLQAWEYQPLGPFLAKNFASTISPWVVTTDALRPFRAAMPARAAGDPAPLPYLQVPGDRTWHIGLEVALQTAAMRSRGDAPFVVSRVDFADAMYWSPAQLVTHHGSNGCNLLAGDLLGSGTISGLAPESRGCLLERTWRGAEPLTLPDATTRKFLEDADEVLITGHCESPGAVSIGFGSCRGVVAPA, from the coding sequence ATGACCGACCTCGATCGCAGTCACGACCCAGCCCGCACCTCGTGGGTCGCGTCGGCCAACGGCCACCGCGACTTCCCGATCCAGAACCTCCCCTTCGGCGTGATCGAGGGTCAGGGGGAGGAGCCGGAGATTGTCGTCGCGATCGGCGACATGGTGCTTCACCTCCGGTCGGCGGTCGAGGCAGGGTGGGGGAGTGAACTCTCGATCGACGCGATTACGCGGATCGTCTTCGGTCCGCTCAATCACCTCGCCGCGGCATCGCCGAGGGAGTGGACGCTGGTCCGGCTCGCGCTGAGCGATGCGCTCTCCGATCCGGCGTGGCAGGAGCGACTCTCGCCCGCACTGATGCCGCAGGATGCGGTCGAGATGTTGCTGCCGGTGCACATTGGCGACTACACCGACTTCTATGCTTCCGTGCACCATGCGACCAATGTCGGCTCGATGTTTCGGCCCGACAATCCGCTGCTGCCCAACTACAAGTGGGTGCCGATCGGCTACCACGGGCGTGCGTCGTCGATCGTGCTCGACGGCACCCCGATTCGCCGCCCGCATGGCCAGACCAAGGCCGCGGACGCCGAGACGCCGACCTTCGGCCCGTCGCGCTCGCTCGATTACGAACTCGAGGTCGCCCTGGTGATCGGCGGGGAGAACGACCTCGGCACGCCGGTGACCAGCGCAACGGCCACCGACCGGATCTTCGGCGTGGTGTTGCTCAACGATTGGTCCGCGCGTGATCTGCAGGCGTGGGAGTACCAGCCCCTCGGTCCGTTCCTCGCCAAGAACTTTGCCAGCACCATTTCGCCGTGGGTCGTGACAACCGACGCGTTGCGGCCCTTTCGTGCCGCGATGCCGGCGCGTGCGGCCGGCGACCCCGCTCCGCTGCCGTACCTGCAGGTGCCGGGGGATCGCACTTGGCACATCGGGCTCGAGGTCGCGCTCCAGACCGCCGCGATGCGGTCGCGTGGTGATGCGCCGTTCGTGGTGTCGCGGGTCGACTTCGCGGACGCGATGTATTGGAGCCCCGCGCAGCTGGTGACACACCATGGCAGCAACGGCTGCAACCTGCTCGCGGGCGACCTCCTGGGGAGCGGCACGATTTCCGGTCTTGCGCCGGAGAGCCGCGGCTGCCTGCTGGAGCGCACGTGGCGCGGCGCCGAGCCGCTCACGCTCCCCGATGCCACCACGCGCAAGTTCCTCGAGGATGCCGACGAGGTGCTGATCACCGGGCACTGCGAGTCACCGGGCGCCGTGTCGATCGGCTTCGGCTCGTGTCGCGGGGTGGTGGCGCCGGCATGA
- the pdxH gene encoding pyridoxamine 5'-phosphate oxidase: MNLADLRRDYARADLDIADTDPDPYAQFRRWFTEAEAAKLLEPNAMTLATATADGRPSARIVLLKGISELGFVFFTDYRSRKARELDANPHAALAFHWGELERQVRVVGRVERIPASESMAYFLSRPVGSQVGAWASLQSALLEDRALLMEKVSELVKHFQTTPISWPSHWGGYRVVPSEIEFWQGRPNRLHDRILYTSSPESGWQRVRLSP; this comes from the coding sequence ATGAATCTCGCCGACCTGCGCCGCGACTACGCGCGCGCCGATCTGGATATTGCCGATACCGATCCCGATCCCTACGCCCAGTTCCGGCGCTGGTTCACCGAAGCCGAAGCGGCCAAGTTGCTCGAGCCGAACGCGATGACACTGGCGACGGCGACCGCCGACGGTCGGCCGAGTGCGCGGATCGTGTTGCTCAAAGGGATCTCCGAGCTGGGCTTCGTCTTCTTCACCGACTATCGCTCCCGCAAGGCGCGCGAACTCGATGCCAATCCGCACGCGGCACTCGCCTTCCATTGGGGCGAGTTGGAGCGGCAAGTGCGCGTGGTGGGCCGCGTCGAGCGCATCCCTGCGTCCGAGTCGATGGCGTACTTCCTGAGCAGACCGGTCGGCTCGCAGGTTGGCGCCTGGGCATCGCTGCAGAGCGCCCTGCTCGAAGACCGCGCCTTGCTCATGGAAAAGGTGAGCGAGCTGGTCAAGCACTTTCAGACGACGCCGATTTCGTGGCCGAGTCACTGGGGCGGCTACCGCGTGGTGCCGTCCGAGATCGAGTTCTGGCAGGGGCGGCCCAATCGGCTGCATGATCGGATCCTCTACACCTCATCCCCGGAGTCTGGATGGCAGCGCGTCCGTCTTTCGCCTTGA